The Palaeococcus ferrophilus DSM 13482 genomic interval CGGTGAGCCACAGGGTGTAGAGGACCACCGTCGAGAGAAACCCCATGAAAACGGCTATGGCAGAGCTCACAAGTCTCAATCTACTCCCAAGAAAGAGCCCTGCTAAAAACGAGACTCCATACACAACCACTGACGTTCCGAGCTCGATGGAGGGATAGAAAGAGACCATCAGGAGGAACGCCAGAGTTATGAACGCGCCCCCCGCTCCAAGGCCTCCCAGGGCCTCCCGCAGGTTCATCTTACCACCTCTATGCGCACCCTATCGCCGTCCTTCAGGTTGAGGGACTCCCTAACGTTGAGGGGCGCCACAATCTCCGCTATCTCAGGCGGATGTATCGTCCTAGAGGGTATGACCACCGCACCCTCTATCCCGTTGACCCTGACCCGGTAGGCCCTAACGTCCCCGAAGGTTCTGCCCCCCCTGACGAACCCGGGGATTATTATGGGCTCAAGGTCGGCCACGGCGTCAAAAACCGTCCTTGGATGGATGAGCTTCACGTTCAGCGTCCCCGGGTAGGGGTCGAAGTTGAGGTACTCCTTTATCCTCTCCCTGTACTCGTTTATGTAGTAGGCCCCCTCGCCGAGGCCCGAGACGACCTCGCCAACCATGTAGTCCCCGTGGAGCACACGGCAGAGTTCCTCGTGAAGGTCCCTCAGGAAACGTATTCCCTGGGGGGTTATCTCTATGTACGTCTTTCTGCCCCTGACGGTTCTGGTTACGTACCCCTTAAGCTCAAGGTTGTCGAGCTTCCTCATCACGGTCTGGGGGGCAGTACCCATCCGCTCCCCAAGGGCCCGCATCGTGAATGGTTTTTTCTGGCCTATGGCCCCCTCTCTTGCGAGGAGGAGTAGGAGTTCCAGTTCCATGTCACCACCCCACTGATTTTGGAATTAACCTTATAAATGCTTACCCAAAGTGCCAACCATGATAGAGCTGAGACTTCCCCACTCACGCTTTGAAGAGAACGGCGAGAACGTCAGGCTGATATGGAGGGAGAGCCTGTACGCCGATTTTAAAAAGGCCGACCTTAAGCGGGCGATAAAGAAACGCTTTGGTTACTCCGTTGATCTCGAGGTTAGGGAAGATGCCCTGCTTCTCGATTCGAACGTGGGAGAACTCGAGAAGTTTCTGGCCTTCTTCATCCAGAGCAACCTCGGGGGTTTGCTCCACAACCGCTACACCAAAAGGCCCGTTCTCTACATCCACGAGGGCCTTGATGTGCCGCTCCTGGGATACAACGCCTTCGGTCTAATAGACAGGGGGACCAACCTCATCCAGGTGAGGGGTTCGAGCGGATGCAACCTGAGCTGCGTCTTCTGCTCCGTTGACGAGGGGCCCTACTCGAGGACGAGGCGGCTCGACTATGTAGTTGACGTTGACTACCTCCTCAAGTGGTTTGACAGAGTCGCGGAGGTCAAGGGGGAGGGACTTGAGGCGCACCTCGACGGTCAGGGAGAGCCCTTAATATACCCCTTCGCGGTCGAGCTCGTTCAGGGGCTCAGGGAGAGGGAGAGCGTCAGCGTTATCTCAGTCCAGACCAACGCCACGACGCTCACGGACAAAGAGGTAGAGGAGCTGGCCGAGGCCGGCCTCGATAGGGCAAACGTCAGTCTTCACTCCCTTGATCCGGAGAAGGCCAAAATCCTCTTCGGGAGGAAGGACTACGACCTTGAACACGTACTGGACATGATAGAGGCCATGGTAAACAGCGGGATAGACGTCCTAATAGCCCCCGTCATAGTGTTCGGCCTCAACGACGACGAGGCGGAGACAATAATAGAGTACGCGAGGAGGGTCGGTGCCGGAAGGCGCTGGCCCGCCGTTGCCTTTCAGAACTACATACCCTACAAGTTCGGCAGAAACCCCACGATAGCTAAGCTCGTGCCCTTTAAGGAGTTCTACGCGTGGCTGCGCTCCCTTGAGGAGAAGACGGGCATGAGACCCCTTGTTTTAAAGCCTTCACACTTCGGAATGGAGCGGAGGAGGTTCATTCCCCTCGCCTTCCGTCCTGGGGAGGTGGTGAAGGCAGAAGTTGTTCTGCCCGGCAGGATAAAGGGCGAGATGCTTGCAAAGGCCCGCGACAGGCTCATAGAGGTCATAAACACCGATGCGGAAGTCGGAGACCTCATAAAGGTGAAGATAGTGCGCACGAGGCACGGTATTTACGTGGGAACTCCCGTTTAGCCAGGCATCGAAACGCTAAGTTTTTAAACTTAATTTTCCCTCCCCCTCACATGACAATGATAACGGGAATACTCTACGCCCTAACCTCAGCGCTCGGGTGGGGAACCGCGTCGGTTCTCATAAAAATGGGCATGAAGAACAGAAAAGCCGTCACCGCCAACATCGTACGCCTCTATTTCGTCGCCCTCCTCTACATAGGTGTCATAATCCTGGGCGGAAGGGTCGGGGATGTGACCTCTCTCAGCGCCCGGCAACTGACCATCGCCTTCATCTCAGCCCAGTTCGGCTTCGTCATAGGGGACTACTTCTACTTCAACGCCCTCAGAATCGCGGGCGTCTCAAGGACAGTTCCAATTACATCCTCCTACCCCCTCTGGGCAATCCTCTGGGCTTACCTCTTCCTGGGGAGGAGCGTAACGCTCAACGTTATCATAGGTGCCCTCCTCGTGTTCTCGGCGATACTGATAGTTCGCCGGGCAGAGGAGAGGGAGCACATCGAGGGGAAAGGCTTCGTCTTCGCGCTCCTCGCCCCCATAAGCTGGAGCCTGGCGATAACGCTGCTCGACTACCTATCATCGAGCATTGACGTGTTCACGCTCGCGGCCATAAGAATGATTTTCGCCGCCGTGGGCGTTTCCGTCTTTCTCCCGCGCTATGCCGGCGATCTGAAGTCCCTAACGCTCAGGGAGCTCCTGATCCTTGCCAGCGCTGGGATACTCGGCCTCTTCATCGGTCAGTACGCCTTCGTTGCAGCGGTCTCGACCATAGGCTCCCAGATAGCCACACCTGTGACGGCAATAAACCCCATAGTGTCCTCCACCCTGGCCATAATCGTCCTCAAGGAGCCCCCTAACAGCCGCATACTCCTCGGTCTCATCCTGGCCGTGGCGGGAATAGTGGTGATTAGCCTCGGATGAGGAGAGGCAAAAGCTTTAAACTCTCTTCCATATTTTTAAATGCCGACAGTGAGGGGACAATCGTCTCCTCATGGGCCCCGTTAACCCGCGCCCCTGACCTCATTTCGGGGTCAAGTGATGGGGCTGTGCTCACGCGGGGCCCACAGGGCCGGTGCATCCACCCGCGCGAGAAGATGAACGCGGGCCTCTGTTGCCGGCCCACAATGATTCCCGCGTTTTTAGAATTCTGGTTCATCGGCCTCAATGGAGTATGAACAATCGAGGTTTGGATGAGGCTTACCTTTTAAGTCTCGCCGTTCAGGGCCGATATCATCGGCGTGGTCTATTCCGAAGGAAGGTTTCATGCATCGGTTCCGCTTTCCCCTTTGACCTACCCCTCCCTAACGGCGTCCTCCTCGAACTTCTTGACCTCCTCTGAGGTTCCAACCCACACCACTATGACCGGTTCAACGGTTATCATGCCGTCCTTTATCATGGGCTTTATCTCAGTGATGGCCTTCTCCACCTTGTAGCCCCTGTCCACGACCTCTATAATGACGGGCAAATCCGTAGAGAGCCTCATAACATCGCTGGAGTGAACGCGGCTCTTCTTTCCGAAGCCGTAGATACCGCGGTAAACGGTTGCCCCTGCGATGCCCATCCCCCTCAGTTTTTCAACTATCGCCTTGTAGAGGGGTTTCCCCTCGAAGCGGTCGTTTTCACCGATGTAAATTTTAAGCCTGAGCGTGTTCCAGTGTTCGACTTCAACCATGGTTTCACCTCCGGGCAAGGAGGAAGCCCGTAAACACTAGGGCGATTGTTATTATAACGTTTGTCGCGACGTTGAGGCCCGCCATCAGGTACTCCTTCTCCCTGAGCAGCGAGAAGGTCTCGTATGAAAATGTCGAGAAAGTGCTCAAAGCGCCGCAGAAGCCGGTTCCAAAGAAGGCCCTCCAATCTGAGGGGACGTCAAAACCCCAGAAGAGCAGGCCGTAGAGGTAGCCTAGGATGAAGCTGGCCAGGCTGTTCACGAGGAGGGTTCCTACGGGGAATTCCTTGTACACCGGGAGTATGCCCGAAAGGTAGAACCTCGCGAGCGCCCCGAGCGCCCCACCCGCCATCACCGCGAGGGCTATCCTTGCGTTCATTGTACCACCTCTGTTTCCGCATACCTGCACAGGCTTTAGCATAGAGGGCAGAGTTAAAAACGTTGGGTTCCTAATGCATCTTCCCCCTGCTTCCTCTGTGGAAGGGGGCTGCCTCGGTGGTTCCCTTTTCAAAGCTCAGATAGTGGTGGATCTTTTCGACAACCATTTCATAGTTCTTCTTCGGAAGTCCTAGCTGTTCTCTCAGGCGCTTGTTCTGGGCAATCATTGCGGAGAGCTGTATAGAGAGGTTCTGGTTGTCCATCGCCAGGTAGTAGGTTCTGAACTTAAGGGGAGACCACTTCCCTTCGAGTTTGTAGAGCCTTCTTTCTAACTGCTCCACCTCTTTCTCCAATTCTTCCAGCTTCTCGTCGGTTATCTCCTCCGAGTTCTCCAGAAAATCACCCGTGAGGAGTATCTTGAGGGCTTCCTCCGTTCTGAAGCCATACTTACCGGCCAGCCGTTCAATTCTCAAAAACAGTCCTTCTGGGATATCAACGGTTACCTTCCGCTCCCACCTCTTCCCGGAGCTAACGATTACCTTCAAGCTCCATCACCTCCCCCTCTAGTTCGTGGTTCTCCCTGCTTATCTCACCCCGTACCTTCATCAGCCACCTCTTGTCCTCCTCTGCGGTTCTTTCGAACTCCACCAGGGAGCGGTAGTGCTCTTCCATCTCCCCCAGCCTGTGCTCAAGCTCTTTCACCCTCTCGGCGAGGTAGCGGTATCTAAGAACCCTGAGCGTTTCTTCGAGGAGGTCGAGACTCTCAAGTCTCTCCCCAAGCTTTTTCCGCTCCCGCCTGAGTCTCCCGAGCTCCTCTAAAGAAACTTGGAGTTTAAACTTTCCAGCCAAGTCGTATCCCCCTCTTTCTCCCCTTTGCCTTTGCATCGAAGTTCGTAATGTTTATTCCCAGCGGGAGACCTTTGAGGGCTTCTATCGAGAACCTTATC includes:
- a CDS encoding DUF120 domain-containing protein — protein: MELELLLLLAREGAIGQKKPFTMRALGERMGTAPQTVMRKLDNLELKGYVTRTVRGRKTYIEITPQGIRFLRDLHEELCRVLHGDYMVGEVVSGLGEGAYYINEYRERIKEYLNFDPYPGTLNVKLIHPRTVFDAVADLEPIIIPGFVRGGRTFGDVRAYRVRVNGIEGAVVIPSRTIHPPEIAEIVAPLNVRESLNLKDGDRVRIEVVR
- a CDS encoding radical SAM protein yields the protein MIELRLPHSRFEENGENVRLIWRESLYADFKKADLKRAIKKRFGYSVDLEVREDALLLDSNVGELEKFLAFFIQSNLGGLLHNRYTKRPVLYIHEGLDVPLLGYNAFGLIDRGTNLIQVRGSSGCNLSCVFCSVDEGPYSRTRRLDYVVDVDYLLKWFDRVAEVKGEGLEAHLDGQGEPLIYPFAVELVQGLRERESVSVISVQTNATTLTDKEVEELAEAGLDRANVSLHSLDPEKAKILFGRKDYDLEHVLDMIEAMVNSGIDVLIAPVIVFGLNDDEAETIIEYARRVGAGRRWPAVAFQNYIPYKFGRNPTIAKLVPFKEFYAWLRSLEEKTGMRPLVLKPSHFGMERRRFIPLAFRPGEVVKAEVVLPGRIKGEMLAKARDRLIEVINTDAEVGDLIKVKIVRTRHGIYVGTPV
- a CDS encoding DMT family transporter; the protein is MTMITGILYALTSALGWGTASVLIKMGMKNRKAVTANIVRLYFVALLYIGVIILGGRVGDVTSLSARQLTIAFISAQFGFVIGDYFYFNALRIAGVSRTVPITSSYPLWAILWAYLFLGRSVTLNVIIGALLVFSAILIVRRAEEREHIEGKGFVFALLAPISWSLAITLLDYLSSSIDVFTLAAIRMIFAAVGVSVFLPRYAGDLKSLTLRELLILASAGILGLFIGQYAFVAAVSTIGSQIATPVTAINPIVSSTLAIIVLKEPPNSRILLGLILAVAGIVVISLG
- a CDS encoding DUF190 domain-containing protein; the encoded protein is MVEVEHWNTLRLKIYIGENDRFEGKPLYKAIVEKLRGMGIAGATVYRGIYGFGKKSRVHSSDVMRLSTDLPVIIEVVDRGYKVEKAITEIKPMIKDGMITVEPVIVVWVGTSEEVKKFEEDAVREG
- the crcB gene encoding fluoride efflux transporter CrcB; protein product: MNARIALAVMAGGALGALARFYLSGILPVYKEFPVGTLLVNSLASFILGYLYGLLFWGFDVPSDWRAFFGTGFCGALSTFSTFSYETFSLLREKEYLMAGLNVATNVIITIALVFTGFLLARR